The following coding sequences lie in one Pectobacterium sp. A5351 genomic window:
- a CDS encoding polysaccharide lyase family protein has product MKRSVLLLVGAMLAPYGYSAQDNAVSLSVSGLHTVLDNGLLSVAFGEDGSAVSMVTGDKNIVTNLSGAARDPSKTRSAYLDYYVNDAYVKGVKDFVPERVEVLRNDRDMAHVAYIDDRNGLLRLEYHLIMRRGVSGLYSYVVAENRGSQDVKVSELRNVYRFDPARLDHLYNGERQGKPLLYSQLEAAPKVQDETWKLPDGSIYSKYDFAGYVRAAPFWGVFGNGVGAWLIHGNREYFSGDALKQDLLVHQDAIILNYMTGSHFGTPDMVAPPGWKKFYGPWLLYINQGDTEQILADARRQALTEAVSWPYTWVDDSRYVRDRTQVSGRIASQRPVTVVLSSSLDEPFDVQTRGYAYQATTDTQGNFAISHVRPGNYHLAVYANSGTQPGILAEQTLSISGDKQALPVIALPKAEPVIWAIGQANRQASEFRFGDEARNTRWQHEVPANLTFDISRSDYQRDWYYAQTKPGKWDIRFALQPEKKTYFLNIALAAASNSGMSEPTLPQLAVGVNGRMLETLTYGNDKTIYRGALQSGRYHIARIPVSSRFLKNGNNTITLQLKGGSVMYDVVTLSEE; this is encoded by the coding sequence GTGAAGCGATCTGTCTTGTTGTTGGTGGGGGCCATGCTGGCGCCCTATGGCTATAGTGCGCAGGATAATGCGGTGTCGCTATCCGTTTCTGGTTTGCATACTGTGCTGGATAATGGCTTACTCAGCGTCGCATTTGGCGAGGATGGCAGCGCGGTGAGTATGGTGACAGGGGATAAGAATATTGTCACCAACCTGTCCGGCGCGGCGCGCGACCCAAGCAAAACGCGTAGCGCTTATCTCGATTACTATGTTAACGATGCTTATGTCAAAGGCGTCAAAGATTTTGTCCCCGAGCGGGTGGAGGTGCTGCGCAACGATCGTGATATGGCGCATGTCGCCTATATCGATGACCGGAACGGGCTGTTACGGCTTGAATATCACCTGATTATGCGTCGCGGCGTTAGCGGACTTTACAGCTATGTAGTGGCGGAGAATCGCGGCAGTCAGGACGTTAAAGTCAGTGAACTACGTAACGTATACCGCTTCGATCCTGCCCGGTTAGACCATCTCTATAACGGCGAACGTCAGGGTAAACCGCTGCTTTACAGCCAACTTGAAGCGGCACCGAAGGTACAGGATGAAACCTGGAAGCTACCGGATGGCAGTATCTACTCCAAATATGATTTTGCTGGCTATGTGCGCGCCGCGCCTTTCTGGGGCGTTTTCGGCAATGGCGTGGGCGCATGGCTGATTCACGGCAATCGGGAGTATTTTTCCGGCGATGCGCTCAAGCAGGATCTGCTGGTACATCAGGATGCGATCATTCTGAACTACATGACGGGTTCACACTTCGGTACGCCAGATATGGTAGCGCCTCCAGGTTGGAAAAAATTCTACGGCCCGTGGCTGCTGTATATCAATCAGGGCGATACCGAACAGATTCTGGCAGATGCACGGCGTCAGGCGCTGACGGAAGCCGTCAGTTGGCCGTACACATGGGTGGACGATTCCCGCTATGTGCGCGATCGCACACAGGTTAGCGGACGCATTGCCAGCCAGCGACCGGTGACGGTGGTGCTTTCATCATCATTGGATGAACCGTTTGATGTACAAACCCGTGGCTATGCATATCAGGCAACGACAGACACACAGGGGAATTTTGCGATTTCCCATGTCCGTCCGGGCAATTACCACCTTGCGGTCTACGCCAATAGCGGTACGCAGCCGGGGATATTGGCAGAGCAGACGCTGTCCATTTCCGGTGACAAGCAAGCGCTGCCTGTGATTGCTTTGCCCAAAGCTGAACCGGTTATCTGGGCCATTGGACAAGCCAATCGTCAGGCAAGTGAATTCCGCTTTGGCGACGAGGCACGCAATACCCGCTGGCAGCATGAGGTGCCTGCCAATCTGACGTTCGATATTAGCCGCAGCGACTATCAACGCGACTGGTATTACGCGCAGACCAAACCGGGAAAATGGGATATCCGTTTTGCCCTGCAACCTGAGAAGAAAACCTATTTCCTGAATATCGCATTGGCGGCAGCCAGCAATAGCGGCATGAGTGAACCGACCCTGCCGCAGCTAGCGGTAGGGGTAAACGGCAGGATGCTGGAAACACTGACTTACGGAAACGACAAAACTATTTATCGCGGTGCGCTACAAAGCGGTCGCTACCACATTGCCCGTATCCCCGTGTCATCCCGTTTCCTGAAAAACGGCAACAACACGATCACACTGCAATTAAAAGGCGGCAGCGTGATGTACGACGTGGTGACCTTAAGCGAGGAGTAA